A section of the Malania oleifera isolate guangnan ecotype guangnan chromosome 2, ASM2987363v1, whole genome shotgun sequence genome encodes:
- the LOC131148867 gene encoding uncharacterized protein LOC131148867: MGIEVRLASRRRRLRPARRRPYWPLNNIKHYRCRGCFEDNGRLSSPEWTRVPYLALDDYLDLLDVTGMNGRSAHLFLDVVNVTMGDTQHYTVDDEENEYDDDMAEYEAIELSCIRCDRLLGWKIVEVLAGDHDWMAGKFLLDSRKIDRWRGHRRLLGYPDADGVLLAG; encoded by the exons ATGGGAATTGAGGTGAGATTGGCGTCCCGTCGGCGCCGGCTAAGACCAGCTCGACGTCGGCCGTATTGGCCGCTGAACAACATCAAGCATTACAGGTGCCGAGGATGCTTTGAAGATAATGGCCGCCTCTCCTCTCCCGAGTGGACTCGCGTCCCTTATCTCGCTTTGGATGATTATCTTGATCTCCTC GATGTAACAGGTATGAACGGCAGATCTGCACATCTCTTTCTTGACGT CGTAAATGTGACTATGGGAGACACGCAGCACTACACGGTAGATGATGAAGAAAATGAATATGACGATGACATGGCAGAGTACGAGGCAATTGAGCTCTCCTGCATTAGATGCGACCGTCTACTCGGCTGGAAAATT GTTGAAGTGTTGGCTGGTGACCATGATTGGATGGCAGGAAAGTTCCTTCTGGAcag TAGAAAGATAGACAGATGGAGAGGACACCGTCGTCTTCTCGGGTATCCGGATGCGGATGGTGTGCTCCTGGCTGGCTGA